From the Homo sapiens chromosome 1, GRCh38.p14 Primary Assembly genome, one window contains:
- the PGLYRP3 gene encoding peptidoglycan recognition protein 3 isoform X1 yields the protein MGTLPWLLAFFILGLQAWGDFPQFSWSETQARGLSQRLMDLFVSISQFIHKGRNDTPTIVSRKEWGARPLACRALLTLPVAYIITDQLPGMQCQQQSVCSQMLRGLQSHSVYTIGWCDVAYNFLVGDDGRVYEGVGWNIQGLHTQGYNNISLGIAFFGNKIGSSPSPAALSAAEGLISYAIQKGHLSPRYIQPLLLKEETCLDPQHPVMPRKVCPNIIKRSAWEARETHCPKMNLPAKYVIIIHTAGTSCTVSTDCQTVVRNIQSFHMDTRNFCDIGYHFLVGQDGGVYEGVGWHIQGSHTYGFNDIALGIAFIGYFVEKPPNAAALEAAQDLIQCAVVEGYLTPNYLLMGHSDVVNILSPGQALYNIISTWPHFKH from the exons ATGGGGACGCTGCCATGGCTTCTTGCCTTCTTCATTCTGGGTCTCCAGGCTTGGG GGGATTTTCCACAGTTCTCCTGGAGTGAGACCCAAGCCAGAGGCTTGTCCCAGAGGCTTATGGACCTGTTTGTCAGCATCTCACAGTTCATTCACAAGGGTCGCAATG ATACTCCCACCATCGTCTCCCGCAAGGAGTGGGGGGCAAGACCGCTCGCCTGCAGGGCCCTGCTGACCCTGCCTGTGGCCTACATCATCACAGACCAGCTCCCAGGGATGCAGTGCCAGCAGCAGAGCGTTTGCAGCCAGATGCTGCGGGGGTTGCAGTCCCATTCCGTCTACACCATAGGCTGGTGCGACGTGGCGTACAA CTTCCTGGTTGGGGATGATGGCAGGGTGTATGAAGGTGTTGGCTGGAACATCCAAGGCTTGCACACCCAGGGCTACAACAACATTTCCCTGGGCATCGCCTTCTTTGGCAATAAGATAG GCAGCAGTCCCAGCCCTGCTGCCTTATCAGCTGCAGAGGGTCTGATCTCCTATGCCATCCAGAAGGGTCACCTGTCGCCCAGGTATATTCAGCCACTTCTTCTGAAAGAAGAGACCTGCCTGGACCCTCAACATCCAGTGATGCCCAGGAAGG TTTGCCCCAACATCATCAAACGATCTGCTTGGGAAGCCAGAGAGACACACTGCCCTAAAATGAACCTCCCAGCCAAATATGTCATCATCATCCACACCGCTGGCACAAGCTGCACTGTATCCACAGACTGCCAGACTGTCGTCCGAAACATACAGTCCTTTCACATGGACACACGGAACTTTTGTGACATTGGATATCA CTTCCTGGTGGGCCAGGATGGTGGCGTGTATGAAGGGGTTGGATGGCACATCCAAGGCTCTCACACTTATGGATTCAACGATATTGCCCTAGGAATTGCCTTCATCGGCTACTTTGTAG AAAAGCCTCCAAATGCTGCAGCGCTGGAGGCGGCCCAGGACCTGATCCAGTGTGCCGTGGTTGAGGGGTACCTGACTCCAAACTACCTGCTGATGGGCCACAGTGACGTGGTCAACATCCTGTCCCCTGGGCAGGCTTTGTATAACATCAtcagcacctggcctcatttcaaGCACTGA
- the PGLYRP3 gene encoding peptidoglycan recognition protein 3 precursor produces the protein MGTLPWLLAFFILGLQAWDTPTIVSRKEWGARPLACRALLTLPVAYIITDQLPGMQCQQQSVCSQMLRGLQSHSVYTIGWCDVAYNFLVGDDGRVYEGVGWNIQGLHTQGYNNISLGIAFFGNKIGSSPSPAALSAAEGLISYAIQKGHLSPRYIQPLLLKEETCLDPQHPVMPRKVCPNIIKRSAWEARETHCPKMNLPAKYVIIIHTAGTSCTVSTDCQTVVRNIQSFHMDTRNFCDIGYHFLVGQDGGVYEGVGWHIQGSHTYGFNDIALGIAFIGYFVEKPPNAAALEAAQDLIQCAVVEGYLTPNYLLMGHSDVVNILSPGQALYNIISTWPHFKH, from the exons ATGGGGACGCTGCCATGGCTTCTTGCCTTCTTCATTCTGGGTCTCCAGGCTTGGG ATACTCCCACCATCGTCTCCCGCAAGGAGTGGGGGGCAAGACCGCTCGCCTGCAGGGCCCTGCTGACCCTGCCTGTGGCCTACATCATCACAGACCAGCTCCCAGGGATGCAGTGCCAGCAGCAGAGCGTTTGCAGCCAGATGCTGCGGGGGTTGCAGTCCCATTCCGTCTACACCATAGGCTGGTGCGACGTGGCGTACAA CTTCCTGGTTGGGGATGATGGCAGGGTGTATGAAGGTGTTGGCTGGAACATCCAAGGCTTGCACACCCAGGGCTACAACAACATTTCCCTGGGCATCGCCTTCTTTGGCAATAAGATAG GCAGCAGTCCCAGCCCTGCTGCCTTATCAGCTGCAGAGGGTCTGATCTCCTATGCCATCCAGAAGGGTCACCTGTCGCCCAGGTATATTCAGCCACTTCTTCTGAAAGAAGAGACCTGCCTGGACCCTCAACATCCAGTGATGCCCAGGAAGG TTTGCCCCAACATCATCAAACGATCTGCTTGGGAAGCCAGAGAGACACACTGCCCTAAAATGAACCTCCCAGCCAAATATGTCATCATCATCCACACCGCTGGCACAAGCTGCACTGTATCCACAGACTGCCAGACTGTCGTCCGAAACATACAGTCCTTTCACATGGACACACGGAACTTTTGTGACATTGGATATCA CTTCCTGGTGGGCCAGGATGGTGGCGTGTATGAAGGGGTTGGATGGCACATCCAAGGCTCTCACACTTATGGATTCAACGATATTGCCCTAGGAATTGCCTTCATCGGCTACTTTGTAG AAAAGCCTCCAAATGCTGCAGCGCTGGAGGCGGCCCAGGACCTGATCCAGTGTGCCGTGGTTGAGGGGTACCTGACTCCAAACTACCTGCTGATGGGCCACAGTGACGTGGTCAACATCCTGTCCCCTGGGCAGGCTTTGTATAACATCAtcagcacctggcctcatttcaaGCACTGA
- the PGLYRP3 gene encoding peptidoglycan recognition protein 3 isoform X2 has translation MDLFVSISQFIHKGRNDTPTIVSRKEWGARPLACRALLTLPVAYIITDQLPGMQCQQQSVCSQMLRGLQSHSVYTIGWCDVAYNFLVGDDGRVYEGVGWNIQGLHTQGYNNISLGIAFFGNKIGSSPSPAALSAAEGLISYAIQKGHLSPRYIQPLLLKEETCLDPQHPVMPRKVCPNIIKRSAWEARETHCPKMNLPAKYVIIIHTAGTSCTVSTDCQTVVRNIQSFHMDTRNFCDIGYHFLVGQDGGVYEGVGWHIQGSHTYGFNDIALGIAFIGYFVEKPPNAAALEAAQDLIQCAVVEGYLTPNYLLMGHSDVVNILSPGQALYNIISTWPHFKH, from the exons ATGGACCTGTTTGTCAGCATCTCACAGTTCATTCACAAGGGTCGCAATG ATACTCCCACCATCGTCTCCCGCAAGGAGTGGGGGGCAAGACCGCTCGCCTGCAGGGCCCTGCTGACCCTGCCTGTGGCCTACATCATCACAGACCAGCTCCCAGGGATGCAGTGCCAGCAGCAGAGCGTTTGCAGCCAGATGCTGCGGGGGTTGCAGTCCCATTCCGTCTACACCATAGGCTGGTGCGACGTGGCGTACAA CTTCCTGGTTGGGGATGATGGCAGGGTGTATGAAGGTGTTGGCTGGAACATCCAAGGCTTGCACACCCAGGGCTACAACAACATTTCCCTGGGCATCGCCTTCTTTGGCAATAAGATAG GCAGCAGTCCCAGCCCTGCTGCCTTATCAGCTGCAGAGGGTCTGATCTCCTATGCCATCCAGAAGGGTCACCTGTCGCCCAGGTATATTCAGCCACTTCTTCTGAAAGAAGAGACCTGCCTGGACCCTCAACATCCAGTGATGCCCAGGAAGG TTTGCCCCAACATCATCAAACGATCTGCTTGGGAAGCCAGAGAGACACACTGCCCTAAAATGAACCTCCCAGCCAAATATGTCATCATCATCCACACCGCTGGCACAAGCTGCACTGTATCCACAGACTGCCAGACTGTCGTCCGAAACATACAGTCCTTTCACATGGACACACGGAACTTTTGTGACATTGGATATCA CTTCCTGGTGGGCCAGGATGGTGGCGTGTATGAAGGGGTTGGATGGCACATCCAAGGCTCTCACACTTATGGATTCAACGATATTGCCCTAGGAATTGCCTTCATCGGCTACTTTGTAG AAAAGCCTCCAAATGCTGCAGCGCTGGAGGCGGCCCAGGACCTGATCCAGTGTGCCGTGGTTGAGGGGTACCTGACTCCAAACTACCTGCTGATGGGCCACAGTGACGTGGTCAACATCCTGTCCCCTGGGCAGGCTTTGTATAACATCAtcagcacctggcctcatttcaaGCACTGA